A region of Streptomyces deccanensis DNA encodes the following proteins:
- a CDS encoding IS256 family transposase gives MLSVVTDDGSTQSGSLIDEIVREGARRMLAAALEAEVNQYIAELTAETDERGRRLVVRNGHHRPRTVVTAAGPVEVTAPRVDDRRVDDATGERKWFSSKILAPWCRKSPKISEVLPLLYLHGLSSGDFVPALEQFLGGTAGLSPATVTRLTKQWSDDHAAFQDRDLSDRDFVYVWADGVHPKVRLGQAHSCVLVMLGVRPDGSKELIALAEGLRESTESWADLLWDCRRRGMRDPELVIGDGAMGLWRALTEVFPAARPQRCWVHKARSVTNCLPKSAQPGALKAMQEIYNAEDRAHAGKAIEAFAKTYGAKFPRAVAKITDDREELLAFYDFPAEHWVHLRTTNPIESTFSTVKLRTKVTRGAGSPAAALAMVFKLVESAQARWRAITGAHLVPLVRAGARFENGVLVEREEQAA, from the coding sequence GTGCTCAGCGTAGTCACCGACGACGGCTCCACCCAGTCCGGCTCCCTGATCGACGAGATCGTGCGAGAAGGTGCCCGGCGGATGCTGGCCGCCGCACTGGAGGCGGAAGTCAACCAGTACATAGCCGAGTTGACCGCCGAGACCGACGAGCGAGGCCGTCGCTTGGTCGTCCGCAATGGTCACCACCGGCCCCGCACCGTGGTCACCGCGGCCGGCCCGGTCGAGGTCACAGCACCCCGGGTGGACGACCGCCGCGTCGATGACGCCACGGGCGAGCGCAAGTGGTTCTCCTCGAAGATCCTCGCCCCGTGGTGCCGCAAGTCGCCGAAAATCTCCGAGGTGCTGCCGCTGCTCTACCTGCACGGCCTGTCGTCCGGAGACTTCGTCCCCGCGCTGGAGCAGTTCCTCGGTGGCACGGCCGGCCTGTCGCCCGCCACCGTCACCCGGCTGACCAAGCAGTGGAGCGACGACCACGCCGCTTTCCAGGACCGGGACCTGTCCGACCGCGACTTCGTCTACGTCTGGGCCGACGGCGTCCACCCGAAGGTCCGCCTCGGACAGGCGCACTCGTGCGTGCTGGTCATGCTCGGCGTGCGACCGGACGGCTCGAAAGAGCTGATCGCGCTGGCCGAGGGGCTGCGGGAGTCCACCGAGTCCTGGGCCGATCTGCTGTGGGACTGCCGCCGACGCGGCATGCGCGACCCCGAGCTGGTCATCGGGGACGGCGCGATGGGCCTTTGGCGGGCGCTCACCGAGGTGTTCCCGGCCGCACGGCCGCAGAGGTGCTGGGTTCACAAAGCCAGGAGTGTCACCAACTGCCTGCCGAAGTCCGCGCAGCCCGGCGCGCTGAAGGCGATGCAGGAGATCTACAACGCGGAGGACCGCGCCCACGCCGGGAAGGCGATCGAGGCGTTCGCGAAGACCTACGGCGCCAAGTTCCCGAGGGCCGTCGCGAAGATCACCGACGACCGGGAGGAACTGCTCGCGTTCTACGACTTCCCTGCCGAGCACTGGGTTCACCTGCGCACCACGAATCCGATTGAGTCGACGTTCTCCACGGTCAAGCTGCGGACGAAGGTCACCCGGGGGGCGGGCAGCCCGGCGGCGGCGCTCGCGATGGTGTTCAAGCTGGTTGAGTCCGCCCAGGCGCGATGGCGCGCGATCACCGGCGCCCACCTCGTCCCTCTCGTCCGAGCGGGTGCACGGTTCGAGAACGGTGTCCTGGTCGAGCGTGAGGAGCAGGCCGCATGA
- a CDS encoding sulfatase, producing the protein MSHIRSPQLPGPTPAPDDDEAPEDAAPPKRDAAVETEQVVETEQVVEAEQEESGGGTSEARTPETGAETEPEPEPEPEKSEEHSPGAEAAAPEPRSGREPDAEAPSEPAPAPEPEPHSEAEAEREPQAEPAPKPESGPDPEPQLTASPSPSPTPGWRSRHPRLARGVAWAGTGLALVLVLFALVVPNDITELDPGRFLRIPAEGILVAGLLLVLRAKARRVAVVVVGVLLGLLTIVKALDMGSYWTLDRPFDLVLDWILLDDAQSFMKDSLGGAAAQAATVGVIALALALPVLMTLAVVRLSRLMVRNRHTASRTLLVLGTAWITCSTLTLEISDVPVASHSAATLVENRIEAVSEGLKDGEAFRKQAAVDAFADVPPDQLLTGLRGKDVLITFIESYGRSAIDDPRMGEPLGETLTQKTQELKDAGFASRSGWLRSPITGAGSWLGHSTFLSGLWIKNQSRYNNLVASDRLTLTEAFRRTGAWRTVGIVPGTQKTWPEGKYFGLDHIYDSDQLGYQGPKFSWSTMPDQYTLKAFRELEHGRKDREPMMAEIILTSSHNPWAPIPRTIPEEEIGDGSVYHSLQKAEGKDPTEVWKDPLAVRDEYRKSIQYSVTSLVDFVAKYGSKDTVLVFLGDHQPNKTVTGDNPSHDVPVSIVAQDPEVLEKIADWGWTDGLKPADSTPTWRMDKFRDRFMTAFGPQQPGGTS; encoded by the coding sequence TTGTCGCACATACGCTCTCCGCAGCTTCCGGGACCCACTCCGGCACCGGACGACGACGAGGCCCCGGAGGACGCCGCCCCTCCGAAACGGGACGCGGCCGTGGAGACCGAGCAGGTCGTGGAGACCGAGCAGGTCGTGGAGGCCGAGCAGGAGGAATCGGGCGGGGGAACGAGCGAGGCCCGAACGCCCGAGACCGGGGCCGAGACCGAGCCGGAGCCGGAGCCGGAGCCGGAGAAGTCTGAGGAGCACAGCCCGGGGGCCGAAGCAGCCGCTCCCGAACCTCGGTCGGGCCGGGAGCCCGATGCCGAGGCCCCTTCCGAGCCCGCCCCCGCCCCCGAGCCGGAGCCGCATTCCGAAGCCGAGGCCGAGCGGGAGCCGCAGGCCGAGCCCGCCCCCAAGCCGGAGTCCGGGCCCGACCCCGAACCGCAGCTCACCGCATCCCCCTCCCCCTCCCCCACCCCCGGCTGGCGCTCGCGGCACCCCCGGCTCGCGCGTGGGGTCGCCTGGGCCGGGACCGGGCTGGCGCTCGTGCTCGTGCTGTTCGCGCTCGTCGTGCCGAACGACATCACGGAGCTGGACCCCGGTCGGTTCCTGCGGATCCCGGCCGAGGGCATCCTCGTGGCGGGACTGCTGCTCGTACTGCGCGCGAAAGCCCGACGCGTGGCGGTCGTGGTGGTCGGCGTGCTGCTCGGCCTGCTGACGATCGTCAAGGCGCTGGACATGGGGTCGTACTGGACCCTGGACCGCCCCTTCGACCTGGTACTGGACTGGATCCTGCTGGACGACGCGCAGTCGTTCATGAAGGACTCGCTCGGTGGGGCGGCCGCCCAGGCCGCGACCGTCGGCGTGATCGCGCTCGCGCTCGCGCTGCCCGTGCTGATGACGCTCGCGGTCGTACGGCTGAGCAGGCTGATGGTGCGCAACCGGCACACCGCGAGCCGTACGCTCCTCGTCCTGGGGACCGCGTGGATCACCTGCTCGACGCTGACGCTGGAGATATCCGACGTACCCGTCGCCTCGCACAGCGCGGCCACCCTCGTGGAGAACCGGATCGAGGCGGTCAGCGAGGGCCTGAAGGACGGCGAGGCGTTCCGCAAGCAGGCCGCGGTGGACGCCTTCGCCGACGTACCGCCGGACCAGCTCCTGACGGGGCTGCGCGGCAAGGACGTACTGATCACGTTCATCGAGAGCTACGGCCGTTCCGCGATCGACGACCCGCGGATGGGCGAACCGCTCGGTGAGACCCTCACGCAGAAGACCCAGGAGCTGAAGGACGCCGGCTTCGCCTCGCGGAGCGGCTGGCTGCGCTCCCCCATCACGGGCGCCGGCAGCTGGCTCGGGCACTCCACGTTCCTGTCCGGCCTGTGGATCAAGAACCAGTCGCGGTACAACAACCTCGTCGCGAGTGACCGGCTCACCCTCACCGAGGCGTTCCGCCGCACCGGTGCCTGGCGCACCGTCGGTATCGTGCCGGGCACCCAGAAGACCTGGCCCGAGGGCAAGTACTTCGGGCTTGACCACATCTACGACTCTGACCAGCTGGGTTACCAGGGGCCGAAGTTCAGCTGGTCCACCATGCCCGACCAGTACACGCTGAAGGCCTTCCGGGAGCTGGAGCACGGCAGGAAGGACCGGGAGCCGATGATGGCGGAGATCATCCTGACCTCCAGCCACAACCCGTGGGCGCCCATCCCGAGGACGATCCCCGAGGAGGAGATCGGTGACGGGTCGGTCTACCACTCCCTCCAGAAGGCCGAGGGCAAGGACCCGACGGAGGTCTGGAAGGATCCGCTGGCCGTCCGGGACGAGTACCGCAAGTCCATCCAGTACTCGGTGACCAGCCTCGTCGACTTCGTCGCGAAGTACGGCTCGAAGGACACGGTGCTGGTCTTCCTCGGCGACCACCAGCCGAACAAGACGGTCACTGGCGACAACCCCAGCCACGACGTTCCGGTGTCGATCGTCGCGCAGGACCCCGAGGTGCTGGAGAAGATCGCCGACTGGGGCTGGACGGACGGGCTCAAGCCCGCCGACTCGACGCCGACATGGCGGATGGACAAGTTCCGCGACCGCTTCATGACGGCGTTCGGGCCGCAGCAGCCCGGCGGCACGTCCTGA
- a CDS encoding YihY/virulence factor BrkB family protein produces MQPASQSPPPSESPHGRLHRARALYRDVSKRRTAWLLLKDTVNSCIEYRILGLAAEAAFFTLLSVPPLLLSMIGLLGYVDDWTGADTIASLELNLLEASRTVLSEKGVAQIAQPILDDVMKGGRPDVISIGFLFALWSGSRAVNVFIDTITVMYGLDGVRGIVKTRLMAFLLFIVALLIGSIALPLMVAGPDAVVRIVPWSATVVQVLYWPVVIVLSIVFLTTLYHVSVPVRSPWVEDVPGALVALGMWVLGSFLLRIYLTNTVEGATIYGSLAAAVAVLLWIGVGAFAVLVGAAVNAAIDRVWPAAATAAARAANERLREEQAAEYVARAAAARSHDPEDPDMPSEFPERWSRFLPPEDVTSRLRSPAKKGEE; encoded by the coding sequence GTGCAGCCAGCAAGTCAGTCACCCCCACCGTCGGAGAGCCCCCATGGGCGTCTCCACCGCGCCCGCGCCCTCTACCGGGACGTCTCCAAGCGCAGGACCGCCTGGCTGCTCCTGAAGGACACCGTCAACTCCTGCATCGAGTACCGCATCCTGGGCCTCGCCGCCGAGGCGGCGTTCTTCACGCTGCTCTCCGTGCCGCCGCTGCTGCTCAGCATGATCGGTCTGCTCGGCTACGTCGACGACTGGACCGGCGCCGACACCATCGCCAGCCTGGAGCTCAACCTGCTGGAGGCGTCCCGCACCGTCCTGTCCGAGAAGGGCGTCGCGCAGATCGCGCAGCCCATCCTGGACGACGTGATGAAGGGCGGTCGCCCCGACGTCATCTCCATAGGCTTCCTGTTCGCCCTGTGGTCCGGCTCCCGCGCGGTGAACGTCTTCATCGACACCATCACCGTCATGTACGGCCTCGACGGGGTCCGCGGCATCGTCAAGACCCGCCTCATGGCGTTCCTGCTGTTCATCGTCGCCCTGCTGATCGGCTCGATCGCCCTGCCGCTGATGGTGGCCGGCCCCGACGCCGTCGTCCGGATCGTCCCCTGGTCCGCGACCGTCGTGCAGGTCCTCTACTGGCCCGTCGTCATCGTCCTGTCCATCGTCTTCCTCACGACGCTCTACCACGTGTCCGTGCCGGTCCGTTCGCCCTGGGTCGAGGACGTGCCCGGCGCCCTGGTCGCCCTCGGCATGTGGGTGCTGGGCAGCTTCCTGCTCCGCATCTACCTGACGAACACGGTCGAGGGCGCGACGATCTACGGCTCCCTGGCGGCCGCCGTCGCCGTCCTCCTCTGGATCGGCGTGGGCGCCTTCGCCGTCCTCGTCGGCGCCGCCGTCAACGCCGCGATCGACCGCGTCTGGCCCGCCGCCGCCACGGCAGCGGCCCGTGCCGCCAACGAGCGCCTCCGCGAGGAACAGGCCGCCGAGTACGTGGCCCGCGCCGCCGCCGCACGCTCCCACGACCCGGAGGACCCCGACATGCCCTCCGAGTTCCCGGAACGCTGGTCCCGCTTCCTGCCCCCGGAGGACGTGACGTCGCGACTGCGGTCGCCGGCGAAGAAGGGGGAGGAGTAA
- a CDS encoding VOC family protein, whose product MTPRLDAIGMVASDMAASVTFYRRLGFAFPEGADNLPHAEARLPGGLRLLLDTEETVRSFHPEYRRGTGGGAGLALLCDSPAEVDAVYEELVDAGYHGELKPWDAEWGQRYAVVLDPDGNGVDLFAPLPSPAAG is encoded by the coding sequence ATGACTCCACGACTCGACGCGATCGGGATGGTGGCCTCGGACATGGCCGCCTCCGTCACCTTCTACCGCAGGCTCGGTTTCGCCTTCCCCGAGGGCGCCGATAACCTGCCGCACGCCGAGGCCCGACTGCCGGGCGGGCTACGGCTGCTGCTCGACACCGAGGAGACCGTCCGCTCCTTCCATCCGGAGTACCGCCGGGGGACGGGCGGCGGCGCCGGGCTGGCCCTGTTGTGCGACAGTCCGGCCGAAGTCGACGCGGTGTACGAGGAGTTGGTCGACGCCGGCTACCACGGCGAACTCAAGCCCTGGGACGCGGAGTGGGGCCAGCGCTACGCCGTGGTCCTCGACCCCGACGGCAACGGCGTCGACCTCTTCGCACCCCTGCCGTCGCCCGCCGCCGGCTGA
- a CDS encoding AraC family transcriptional regulator produces the protein MDALTGLLEGPRARGAFMIRACFDPPWSVRVEDRAPLTVMLMVRGDAWIVPDEGGGERVRLRAGDLAIARGPAPYTCADDPETPPQAVILPGAECSYPDGRPLNGSMDLGVRSWGDRLDGSAVVLIGTYLWQGEVGGRLLDALPPLLTLTSEEWPCPLTPVLMEEIVRDEPGQELVLDRLLDLLVIAALRAWFARPDAAPPKWYAAMSDPVVGRVLRLMQDDPAHPWTVTSLAAKAGVSRAALARRFNELVREPPMTYLTGWRLALAADRLRDSDDTLEAIARQVGYGSAFALSSAFKRVYGVSPQERRRAV, from the coding sequence ATGGACGCACTCACCGGCCTGCTGGAGGGCCCGCGAGCCCGTGGCGCCTTCATGATCCGTGCGTGCTTCGACCCTCCCTGGTCCGTACGCGTGGAGGACCGCGCCCCGCTCACGGTCATGCTCATGGTCCGGGGCGACGCCTGGATCGTCCCCGACGAGGGCGGCGGGGAGCGGGTACGGCTGCGCGCCGGCGACCTCGCGATCGCACGCGGCCCCGCCCCGTACACCTGCGCCGACGACCCTGAGACCCCGCCCCAGGCCGTGATCCTGCCGGGCGCCGAGTGCAGTTACCCCGACGGCCGCCCCCTCAACGGCTCGATGGACCTCGGCGTCCGCTCCTGGGGCGACCGGCTCGACGGCTCGGCGGTGGTGCTGATCGGCACGTACCTCTGGCAGGGCGAGGTCGGCGGACGCCTCCTCGACGCGCTGCCACCGCTGCTCACGCTGACGTCCGAGGAGTGGCCGTGTCCGCTCACGCCCGTTCTCATGGAGGAGATCGTGCGCGACGAGCCCGGTCAGGAACTCGTCCTCGACCGGCTCCTCGACCTGCTGGTCATCGCCGCGCTGCGGGCGTGGTTCGCCCGGCCGGACGCGGCTCCACCGAAGTGGTACGCCGCGATGTCCGACCCGGTCGTGGGGCGGGTGCTGCGGCTGATGCAGGACGACCCCGCGCATCCCTGGACGGTGACCTCGCTGGCCGCGAAGGCGGGGGTCTCCCGGGCGGCGCTGGCCCGGCGGTTCAACGAGTTGGTGAGGGAGCCGCCGATGACGTACCTCACGGGGTGGCGACTCGCGCTGGCCGCGGACCGGTTGCGCGACAGCGACGACACGCTGGAGGCGATCGCCCGACAGGTGGGCTACGGGAGCGCGTTCGCGTTGTCGAGCGCGTTCAAGAGGGTGTACGGGGTGAGTCCGCAGGAGCGTCGGCGGGCTGTGTAG
- a CDS encoding NAD(P)H-binding protein: MTENTENTARTQDMTVVVTGASGRTGSRVAEAARAAGLTVRAASRASGFDWLDGSTWAPALRGADAAYLVYPSDIGAPGAAAGIGGVAREAVAQGVRRLVLLSARGQDLAAPAEEAVRASGAEWTIVRAAWFMQNFSEGPLVEGLRQGELVFPGGEVQEPFVDVRDIADVVVRALTSGDAYVGRTVEVTGARLLSFREAVAEISAVTARAFAYVPVSARDYGDQLLGFGVPAEEVASLVEAFEGLLDGRNAAVSDGVRAVLGREARDFGEFVREAAGVGVWKG; encoded by the coding sequence ATGACGGAGAACACGGAGAACACGGCACGTACTCAGGACATGACGGTGGTGGTGACGGGGGCCTCGGGGCGTACGGGCAGCCGGGTCGCGGAGGCGGCGCGGGCCGCCGGCCTCACGGTGCGGGCGGCGTCCCGCGCGAGCGGGTTCGACTGGCTGGACGGGTCCACCTGGGCGCCGGCGCTGCGCGGTGCGGACGCGGCGTACCTGGTGTACCCATCGGACATCGGGGCGCCGGGGGCCGCCGCGGGGATCGGCGGGGTGGCCCGGGAGGCGGTCGCGCAGGGCGTACGGCGGCTGGTGCTGCTGTCGGCGCGCGGGCAGGATCTCGCGGCTCCCGCGGAGGAGGCCGTGCGGGCGTCGGGGGCGGAGTGGACGATCGTGCGGGCGGCGTGGTTCATGCAGAACTTCAGCGAGGGGCCGCTGGTGGAGGGGCTGCGGCAGGGGGAACTGGTGTTTCCCGGTGGTGAGGTTCAGGAACCGTTCGTCGATGTGCGGGACATCGCGGACGTGGTGGTCAGAGCGCTGACGTCGGGCGACGCGTACGTGGGGCGGACCGTGGAGGTCACGGGGGCGCGGCTGTTGAGCTTCCGGGAGGCGGTGGCGGAGATCTCGGCGGTCACGGCCAGGGCGTTCGCCTATGTGCCGGTGTCGGCGCGGGACTACGGGGACCAGTTGCTGGGGTTCGGGGTGCCGGCGGAGGAGGTGGCGTCGTTGGTGGAGGCGTTCGAGGGGCTGCTCGACGGGCGCAACGCGGCGGTCTCCGACGGGGTGCGGGCGGTGTTGGGCCGTGAGGCGCGCGACTTCGGCGAGTTCGTCCGGGAGGCGGCGGGGGTGGGGGTCTGGAAGGGTTGA
- a CDS encoding LacI family DNA-binding transcriptional regulator, which yields MVRGGSATAGPTLAVVAREAGVSVPTASKVVNGREDVAPETRRRVTEALDRLGYVRRPRFEASKPPRMVDLVVHSLESSWSGAVLHGVEQAAHDAGLEVVVSAGLTRTRGARPERGWFDKLTARGSAGVLFNLAELSPAQYSWLTQHRIPFVLIDPVLEPPPGVVSVGAANWQGGTTATDHLLSLGHERIAVIAGYRRKMCSSARVAGYRSALTAAGVPYRPEYVRYGNFMEATARHRMLQLLDLPEPPTAVFVCSDKMALGVYEALAERGLRVPDDISVVGFDDLPEARWATPGLTTVRQPLSEMAQTALRLLVRMMEGDQPEGTRTELSTRLVERASTGAPRSA from the coding sequence ATGGTGCGTGGCGGGAGCGCGACGGCCGGGCCGACGCTGGCGGTGGTGGCGCGCGAGGCCGGGGTGTCCGTGCCCACGGCCTCGAAGGTGGTCAACGGCCGGGAGGACGTGGCCCCCGAGACCAGGCGCCGGGTCACCGAGGCGTTGGACCGGCTCGGTTACGTCCGCAGACCCCGGTTCGAGGCGTCGAAGCCGCCGCGCATGGTCGACCTCGTGGTGCACTCCCTGGAGAGCTCCTGGTCCGGCGCCGTACTGCACGGCGTCGAACAGGCCGCCCACGATGCCGGTCTGGAGGTCGTCGTCTCAGCCGGCCTGACCCGGACCCGGGGCGCCCGCCCCGAACGCGGCTGGTTCGACAAGCTGACCGCCCGCGGCTCGGCGGGCGTCCTCTTCAACCTCGCCGAACTCTCCCCCGCCCAGTACTCCTGGCTCACCCAGCACCGCATCCCCTTCGTGCTGATCGACCCGGTGCTGGAGCCGCCGCCCGGCGTGGTCTCCGTGGGCGCGGCCAACTGGCAGGGCGGCACGACCGCCACCGACCACCTGCTGTCCCTCGGGCACGAGCGGATCGCCGTGATCGCCGGGTACCGGCGCAAGATGTGCAGCAGCGCCCGGGTGGCGGGCTACCGCTCGGCGCTGACGGCCGCGGGCGTCCCGTACCGGCCGGAGTACGTCCGTTACGGCAACTTCATGGAGGCCACCGCCCGGCACCGCATGCTCCAGCTGCTCGACCTCCCCGAGCCGCCGACCGCCGTGTTCGTCTGCTCGGACAAGATGGCCCTCGGTGTCTACGAGGCGCTGGCCGAGCGGGGGCTGCGGGTGCCGGACGACATCAGCGTCGTCGGTTTCGACGACCTGCCCGAGGCCCGCTGGGCGACTCCCGGCCTGACCACCGTCCGCCAGCCGCTCTCGGAGATGGCCCAGACCGCGCTACGGCTGCTGGTGCGGATGATGGAGGGCGACCAACCGGAGGGCACGCGCACGGAGTTGTCGACGCGGCTGGTGGAGCGGGCCAGCACGGGGGCGCCGCGCTCGGCCTGA
- a CDS encoding helix-turn-helix domain-containing protein: MYGERASRLGGAVVWTNRPSGPQGAGRVLPDGCMDLLWNDGRLLVAGPDTTAYVPEGRAGSWAGLRFFPGQAPDFLGVPAHELRDRRVELAELWSPTVVRRLTARVNAADDPASGLEEVVLERAAEVRRPDPVLRQVVDALGAGRPVAATADELGLGARQLHRRSLAAFGYGPKTLARVLRLQRALALARDGVPFAETAARTGYADQAHLARDVRELAGLPLGELLGGR, from the coding sequence GTGTATGGCGAAAGGGCCTCTCGGCTGGGTGGGGCCGTGGTGTGGACCAACCGTCCGAGTGGGCCGCAGGGTGCGGGGCGGGTGCTTCCCGACGGGTGCATGGACCTGTTGTGGAACGACGGGCGGCTGCTGGTCGCCGGGCCGGACACGACGGCGTACGTCCCCGAAGGGCGGGCCGGCAGTTGGGCGGGGCTGCGGTTCTTCCCCGGGCAGGCGCCCGACTTCCTGGGGGTGCCCGCGCACGAGTTGCGGGACCGGCGGGTGGAGCTGGCCGAGCTGTGGTCGCCCACCGTCGTGCGGCGGCTCACCGCCCGGGTGAACGCGGCGGACGATCCGGCGAGCGGACTCGAAGAGGTGGTCCTGGAGCGGGCGGCCGAGGTGCGGCGGCCCGACCCGGTGCTGCGGCAGGTCGTCGACGCCCTCGGCGCGGGACGGCCCGTCGCGGCGACCGCCGACGAACTCGGGCTCGGCGCACGGCAGTTGCATCGGCGGTCGCTTGCCGCGTTCGGGTACGGACCGAAGACGCTGGCCCGCGTGCTGCGGCTGCAGCGGGCGCTCGCGCTCGCCCGGGACGGCGTGCCCTTCGCCGAGACGGCGGCCCGGACCGGCTATGCCGACCAGGCCCATCTCGCCCGTGACGTACGGGAGTTGGCGGGGTTGCCGCTCGGCGAGCTGCTCGGTGGGCGGTAG